CGCGCCGGTCGACACCCGGGTCGGGGACCTGCTGGGCCGTATGACCCTCCGGGAGAAGGTGGGCCAGGTCAACCAGCGCCTGTACGGCTGGGACGCCTACGAGCGGGCGTCGTCCGGCGGGCACCGGCTCACCGACGCCTTCCGGACCGAGGTCGACGCCCATGACGGCATGGGCGCCCTGTACGGGCTCCAGCGCGCGGATCCCTGGTCGGGGGTCGGGTTCGCGGACGGCATCACGGCGGCCGACGGTGCCCGGGTCGCGGACGAGGTGCAGCGGCACGTCGTGGAGAACACCCGCCTGGGCGTGCCGGTGCTGTTCGTGGAGGAGGTGCCGCACGGCCACCAGGCCCTCGACGGCACCCTCCTGCCGGTGAACCTCGGTGTGGGCGCCACCTGGGACCTCGCCCTGTACGAGGCCGCCGCCGAGGCCGCGGGCGCCGAACTGCGGGCCCGGGGCGGCCATGTGGCGCTCGTGTCGGCCCTCGACCTGGTGCGCGACCCGCGCTGGGGCCGCGCCGAGGAGTGCTTCGGCGAGGACCCCTACCTGGCGGCCCGTTTCACGGAGGCGCTCGTACGCGGCATGCGCAGGGCTGACACCGCGGTCGTGCTCAAGCACTTCGCCGGACAGGGGGCCACGGTCGGCGGACGCAACAGCGCGGCCACCGAACTGGGGCCGAGGGAACTCCACGAGATCCACCTCGCGGCGGCACGCGCGGGCGTCCGGGCGGGCGCGGCCGGGGTGATGGCCGCGTACAACGAACTCGACGGGCTGCCCTGTGTCGCCAATGAGCCCCTGCTGACCGGGCTGCTGCGCGAGCGGTGGGGCTACGACGGGATCGTCATGGCGGACGGCGGCGCCATCGACCGTCTGGTCCGCCTCACCGGCGACCCGGTGGCCGCGGGAGCCATGGCCCTGTCGGCGGGCTGCGACCTCAGCCTGTGGGACGCCTGCTTCCCCCGGCTGGCCGAGGCCGTCACCCGTGGACTCGTTCCCGAGGCCGCGCTCGACGCCGCCGTCGCCCGGGTCCTCGCGCTCAAGTTCCGGCTCGGCCTCTTCGAGCAGCCGTACGCGTCCGGGCGCGCACCCCATGAAACGCCTTACCCCGTGCGGGAGTTGAGCGAGCGGATCGCCAGGGCATCCGTCGTGCTGCTCGAACACGACGGGGCCACGCTGCCGTTGGGTCCGGCGGCCCGGCGGATCGCCGTGCTCGGGCCCGGCGCCGACTCCGTACCGCACCAGATCGGGGACTACACCGCGCCCCAGCGGCCCGGGACGGGCGTCACCGTGCTGCGGGGCATCCGCGAGGCCGCGCCCGCCGGCGTCGAGGTCACCCACGCCGTCGGGTGCGCGCTGACCGGCGCCGATCTGTCCGCGCTCCCCGAAGCGGTCGCCCTGGCCGCCGCGGCCGAGGTGGCCGTGCTGGTGCTGGGCGGCTCCAGCGCCCGCGACGCCGAAACGGCCTTCGACGACAACGGAGCCGCTCGGGTCGGGTCGGCCACACCGAGCGGCATGACCTGCGGTGAGGGCGTCGATCTGGCCGAACTCTCGCTGCCCGTCGCTCAGTTGCGGCTCATCGATGCCGTGGCCGCCACGGGCACACCCGTCGTCGTGGTCCTGATCCAGGGGCGTCCGCACGCGCTGCCGGACCTCTCCCGTACCGCGGGCGCCGTGCTGAGCGCCTGGTATCCGGGGCCCTGGGGCGGCCGTGCGGTCGCCGACGTCCTCTTCGGCCGCGCGGAGCCGGAGGGACGGCTCCCCGTGTCGGTCCCGCGCTCGGCGGCACAGCTGCCCGTCTTCTACAACGGCAAGGACCACCGCTACCGGGGATACGTCGACCAACCGGCGTCCGCCCGCCATCCGTTCGGCCACGGCCTGTCGTACACGTCGGTGTCCTACGGCGAGCCGACGCTGTCGCGTACGTACGTGTCGCTGGACTCGCCCGAGCTGACCTGCGCGGTCACCGTCACCAACACGGGGCGGCGGCCGGTGTGCGAGACCGTGCAGTTGTACGTGCGGCGGCTGTCGGGCGGCTCCTCGTGGCCCAGGACGAGGGAGCTGCGGGGGTTCGCCCGGGTTCGGCTCGCCCCGGGCGAGAGCGCGGAAGCCGTGTTCGACATCGACGCGGACACACTCACTTCGGTGACGCGCGACCTCTCCGTGGGTGTCGAGGCGGGTGAACTCCTCCTGGAGACAGGCCCGTCGTCCGACCGGACCAGTGGGGTGTCCCTCACGGTCGGGTGATGAACCGCCGACGGACCCGGTACGGGCCTATTCCACGCCGGCCGTGACGTCACCGTTGACCGTGGTGAGCGTCATGTCGCGGTCGTCGTCCCCGTCGGCGGTGGGGACGGTGACCGAGGGGCGGCCGTTGTCGGTGGTCGCCGCGATGCGGTAGGCGGGCGCGTCGTGCGGCAGCGTGACCCGGACCGAGCCGTTGGTGGTGCGGGCGCCGACCCCCTGAGGTGAGGTGGCGCAGCCGAGCGTCACATCGCCGTTCACCGTCTCGGCGTGCACGTCGTCGGCGCGCAGGGTGCCCGCGCGGACGGATCCGTTGCGGGTCTCCAGCCGGACGGGGGCGTCCTTCCGACCGGACCTGGTCACGGTGACATCGCCGTTGACGGTCGTGAGGTCCAGTGCGGCCACGACACCGGCCACGTCGATGCCGGCGTTGCGGGCGGAGACGGTGACGGACGCGCCCTCCGGGACCTCGACCTCGGGCATCCGGGCACACTCCCGGCCGGATGCCCGGCCTGGCTCCTGGCCCGACTCCCGGTCGTCGGTGTCCTGCTCGGGGCACGACAGGTCGAGCACCCAGGTGTCGTCCCGGTGGGACCACTCGTGCCGGACATGGCCCCGTACGCCCACCCGGTCGCCGTCGGCGGGGCGCAGCCGCACCCCGTTGTCGGTGCTGATCACGAGGTCGGCGCCCCGGGCCACGGACGGCTGCGCCGCGGCTCCCCACGCGCCGTCATCGTCGCTTCCGTCGTGGCCACCGCCGCATGCCGCCACGAGGGGGACGATCGCCGTCAGGGCGACCAGGCACCGTACGCGCGTCGTTGTCGTTGCGTCCATGCCCGGTCGGTTTCCCCCTGCCCGCGCATCCATGACTCCCTGCGCGTCGTGAGAACCGCCGCCCCGCGTGTCAGGCCTCCTCGGTGGTGAACCAGACCGTGGCGTCGATGGGCACATGGGTCGTCACCGGCTCGGACGCGGCCAGTACCCGTGCCCCGGGGGGTGCCGGCATGAGCGCGGTGGCCGCGCGCGCCCGGCGCAGTCCCAGCGGCCGGACGGGCTGCCCGCGCACTACGGCCGGCGGGATCCCACGCGCCGCCAGCCGGCCGAGCGCGCCCAGGTGGAGGGCACACGCTGTCCCCGGTGGTGGAGGTCGAGCAGGTCGACTCCGCGCTGCACCTCGTCTACGGGGCGCCGGGGCGCCGGGGACACCATCGTGTCCCGGGCCGTCGCGGGCAGCCGCACGTTCCCGGGAAACCTGCACACCGTCGGTTTCGCCGAGCCGCTGTACGACACCATCGCCGTGGTCCGTCGTCAGGGGGCCGTACTGTCACCGGCCACCCGGGAACTCGCGCGGCCGACCCGCCGCGTGCTGCTCGAACACCGAACACCTGACTGGACACCGGCCCGGGAACTGTCCGTGCCCCTGGGGCAGGAGATGTGCCGTATCCGGTGTGTGCGTCGATGCGCCGTCCCTGCCCCCGGTCCGCCCGGTGTGCGCCGCAGCGCCGGAGACCGGCGCCCGTCCACAGTGTGGGCAGTGGCAGGTGCCCGCGCCGACAACCCGCGGGGTCACCGTGCCGCCCGGCTCCCGGACCCCGGGCCGCGCACCGGAAGTGGTGACGGCCGCGAGACGGCCGGAGCCCTGTGATCCTCGCAGCGGACACCGGGGCCCCGGCATTGCGTCCTCCCCTCCGTCCTGGGAGCGGCTCCCGCTCGCTCCCACCAAGGGGGAGGACAGACCGGCGCGGGGGCACCTGCGGAAATGGGGAGCCGACCGTGCCCCCGCGTCGGCGAGGCAGCCGTCACCGGACCGTGCCGCCTATGCGGCCAGTGCCTCGTCCTCCCGCGCCACGCCCTCGCGCGCGGTGCGGTACTGCTCGATCAGCAGGTCGGCCGTCCGCAGTGCCTCTTCGGCGGTGCGCGAGGCGGTCATGACGCACAGGGTGTAGG
This sequence is a window from Streptomyces ortus. Protein-coding genes within it:
- a CDS encoding glycoside hydrolase family 3 N-terminal domain-containing protein, encoding MSGPLYRDPDAPVDTRVGDLLGRMTLREKVGQVNQRLYGWDAYERASSGGHRLTDAFRTEVDAHDGMGALYGLQRADPWSGVGFADGITAADGARVADEVQRHVVENTRLGVPVLFVEEVPHGHQALDGTLLPVNLGVGATWDLALYEAAAEAAGAELRARGGHVALVSALDLVRDPRWGRAEECFGEDPYLAARFTEALVRGMRRADTAVVLKHFAGQGATVGGRNSAATELGPRELHEIHLAAARAGVRAGAAGVMAAYNELDGLPCVANEPLLTGLLRERWGYDGIVMADGGAIDRLVRLTGDPVAAGAMALSAGCDLSLWDACFPRLAEAVTRGLVPEAALDAAVARVLALKFRLGLFEQPYASGRAPHETPYPVRELSERIARASVVLLEHDGATLPLGPAARRIAVLGPGADSVPHQIGDYTAPQRPGTGVTVLRGIREAAPAGVEVTHAVGCALTGADLSALPEAVALAAAAEVAVLVLGGSSARDAETAFDDNGAARVGSATPSGMTCGEGVDLAELSLPVAQLRLIDAVAATGTPVVVVLIQGRPHALPDLSRTAGAVLSAWYPGPWGGRAVADVLFGRAEPEGRLPVSVPRSAAQLPVFYNGKDHRYRGYVDQPASARHPFGHGLSYTSVSYGEPTLSRTYVSLDSPELTCAVTVTNTGRRPVCETVQLYVRRLSGGSSWPRTRELRGFARVRLAPGESAEAVFDIDADTLTSVTRDLSVGVEAGELLLETGPSSDRTSGVSLTVG
- a CDS encoding DUF4097 family beta strand repeat-containing protein, with amino-acid sequence MDATTTTRVRCLVALTAIVPLVAACGGGHDGSDDDGAWGAAAQPSVARGADLVISTDNGVRLRPADGDRVGVRGHVRHEWSHRDDTWVLDLSCPEQDTDDRESGQEPGRASGRECARMPEVEVPEGASVTVSARNAGIDVAGVVAALDLTTVNGDVTVTRSGRKDAPVRLETRNGSVRAGTLRADDVHAETVNGDVTLGCATSPQGVGARTTNGSVRVTLPHDAPAYRIAATTDNGRPSVTVPTADGDDDRDMTLTTVNGDVTAGVE
- a CDS encoding DUF5133 domain-containing protein, which codes for MMVPAEKELRAVLAQFAEVRIEHDVRPTGRTSRALEDVTYTLCVMTASRTAEEALRTADLLIEQYRTAREGVAREDEALAA